In Saccharicrinis fermentans DSM 9555 = JCM 21142, a genomic segment contains:
- a CDS encoding endo-beta-N-acetylglucosaminidase encodes MQSLKNILFKEALFLMFFSMVSVAIKAQLADTLQPYSAYWFIDELLEWDVSKDADAIYNRSFTSLATKYYNPDFKVNSHARANEAKVEVLPIFAPTSSNPSQGSLVKDYYAFTYWQYCDLMVYWGGSSYEGMIVAPPAPVIDAAHRNGVPVYGTVFFPPMAYGGKREWVSQFVQHKDGIFPVADKLIEVAKYFGFDGWFINQETGKKGEVEQDFALAKAMQEFMIYYKKHSDLSIQWYDAMLNDGTVNWQHEINDRNQMFFQSGDTLVSDQMFLDFRYNSENLRRTKKKVEKLGRNIYDVYGGIDVQNNGYETEIGYTYPQGANFNVLFPEGESHAASLAFYVPSWTFSSAKNIYDFYQRESRFWVGEKGNPAKTETSHNWKGVAYYVPAKTAVTKKPFVTNFCTGHGEKYFRNGEDVTSVHWRNGWNNLSLQDIQPTWRWVVESEKLSIGYDFTDAYNGGNCLEIKGYSNENDIIPLFGTRLDVTNSTVLRIGCKKLSHSDVNLLLTFENGKEKIIPIYESNGEEWCLDSFNIGNYEDQKLCRIALMLGKGQNHHVRIGQLSVIDRVSSLPSVSGFSIEEKAEIKHGVLNMRVKWERLNQDVFYYRIYKINANGQKSFLGGTTSNACFLPMVPKRKDEKLTLAIEAVGMDYVLSPFSLLEVE; translated from the coding sequence ATGCAATCATTGAAAAATATATTATTCAAAGAAGCATTGTTTTTGATGTTTTTTTCGATGGTATCAGTTGCTATAAAGGCCCAGTTGGCTGATACTTTACAACCATATTCGGCCTATTGGTTTATAGATGAGTTGTTGGAGTGGGATGTAAGTAAAGATGCTGACGCAATTTATAATAGAAGCTTTACCTCGTTAGCAACTAAATATTATAATCCTGATTTTAAGGTTAATAGTCATGCAAGAGCAAACGAGGCAAAGGTAGAGGTATTACCCATATTTGCACCAACATCATCTAATCCTTCCCAAGGTTCTCTAGTAAAAGATTATTATGCATTTACATATTGGCAATATTGCGATTTGATGGTGTATTGGGGAGGATCATCTTATGAAGGAATGATTGTTGCACCCCCGGCACCTGTTATAGATGCAGCGCATCGAAACGGAGTTCCTGTTTATGGAACCGTTTTTTTTCCTCCTATGGCTTATGGAGGTAAGAGAGAATGGGTATCTCAGTTTGTTCAACATAAAGATGGTATTTTTCCTGTGGCTGATAAACTAATTGAGGTGGCTAAATATTTTGGTTTTGATGGTTGGTTTATCAATCAGGAAACCGGAAAAAAAGGAGAGGTAGAGCAGGATTTTGCGTTGGCTAAAGCCATGCAGGAATTTATGATATATTATAAAAAGCATTCAGATTTGTCTATTCAGTGGTACGATGCCATGTTAAATGATGGAACAGTTAATTGGCAACATGAAATTAATGATCGTAATCAAATGTTTTTTCAAAGTGGAGATACCTTGGTTTCAGATCAGATGTTTTTAGATTTTAGATATAATTCAGAAAATCTGCGAAGAACAAAAAAGAAAGTTGAAAAATTGGGTCGTAATATATATGACGTTTATGGAGGTATCGATGTGCAGAATAATGGATATGAAACAGAAATAGGTTATACCTATCCCCAAGGAGCTAATTTTAATGTTCTATTTCCTGAGGGAGAATCTCATGCGGCTTCATTGGCCTTTTATGTTCCCTCATGGACCTTTTCCAGTGCTAAAAATATTTATGATTTTTATCAACGAGAAAGTCGCTTTTGGGTGGGAGAAAAAGGTAATCCTGCAAAGACCGAAACCAGCCATAATTGGAAGGGAGTGGCTTATTATGTTCCGGCAAAAACAGCCGTTACAAAAAAACCTTTTGTAACGAATTTTTGTACAGGTCATGGAGAGAAATATTTTCGTAATGGGGAGGATGTTACTTCTGTACACTGGAGAAACGGATGGAATAATCTATCTCTTCAAGATATACAGCCAACATGGAGGTGGGTGGTTGAAAGCGAAAAATTAAGTATTGGCTATGATTTTACAGATGCTTATAATGGAGGTAATTGCTTGGAAATAAAAGGTTATTCCAATGAGAATGATATTATTCCTTTGTTTGGTACTAGGTTGGATGTAACGAATAGTACAGTTCTACGTATCGGTTGTAAGAAATTAAGTCATTCAGACGTGAACTTATTGTTGACGTTTGAAAATGGTAAAGAAAAGATTATTCCAATTTATGAATCTAATGGAGAAGAGTGGTGTTTAGACTCTTTTAATATAGGAAATTATGAAGATCAGAAATTATGTCGAATAGCGCTAATGTTGGGGAAAGGACAAAATCATCATGTGCGAATAGGACAATTAAGTGTTATAGATAGAGTGTCTTCTTTACCTTCTGTATCAGGTTTTTCCATAGAGGAAAAGGCAGAAATTAAACATGGAGTATTAAATATGAGAGTAAAATGGGAGAGGCTAAATCAGGATGTTTTTTATTATCGCATTTATAAAATCAACGCAAATGGTCAAAAGTCTTTTCTTGGGGGAACAACCAGTAATGCATGCTTTTTACCCATGGTGCCAAAGCGTAAAGATGAGAAACTTACACTAGCTATTGAGGCCGTCGGAATGGATTATGTATTATCCCCCTTTTCATTATTGGAAGTAGAGTGA
- a CDS encoding SusC/RagA family TonB-linked outer membrane protein, translating into MMKSFLSLFLLVFLVSATLVAQHKVTGKVIDEMGDPVPGVNVIEKGNNVNGTITNIDGVYTLEAESGEASLTFSFIGFKQQEVAIAGQSVVNVTLISDITGLDEVVVTALGIKREKKALGYAVQDVKAEQLTQSGDANLVSSLQGKVAGVQINQAGTGVGGTSRIEIRGASSLSDNNSPLWIVDGVPFDDGNSRNGSEWGGTSRAGGAFDLNPEDIESVSVLKGPSAAALYGERGGNGVILVTTKKGTKGSGLGINYAGSVTISEAAYMLDLQEKYGQGTDGEYSNEAVSSWGPEMEGQMFESWTGETIPFEVQKDRLKDFTRTGVSQNHNISMHNGNDDGSYRVSVGKNMLEGIYEGHEVDKTSFDLRADYNINSWLNVDTKFSYFLTEGKERPEIGNYSYVSYFNTMPMNIRNQDLEPGYDIIEAKHVEKLYTTAGPNYRNPYFLQAQTTNEDTKNRFFGYAAANITITSDLKAKFKYGMDFFNFRATEGYLYSDNVDSSRRPSYRSEQSSFKEENYEFLLSYNKQLNEDFQLGLNVGANTMNRYERGLSTSSGKLSSEDDYFLEAGANIEAWEDITEQETRSIYGFGQLAYRGMLYLDLTARNDWSSTLTAQDADFDNSYFYPSVSLSGIVSEMIALPSWVSFAKLRGSWAKVGKATDPYQTSENYTLETWNYGYTIGNVPITQVFKDLKPELSTSWELGADVRLFNGRIGLDMTYYNEETKNQILEVEGVQSSGYPYRLINAGLIQNKGLEVMLSTVPIKTNDFKLGLDFNFAKNKGTLEELEDKNDPTALKEFTFGRSIWAVEGGKLGDIRGTIYVRDDQGRLVVGEDDGLPIRTESSDNVIGNMQADWTGSINLRADYKGIFLGALVSVQQGGDVVSLAEQGATSAGTAKRTLKDDRMSFFVDGVTADGSANHTITTAEDYFSHIATVDEEFVYDASHMKLKEVVLGYNIPQSFFNKIPNNPVKSARISFVGRNLLYFYKDTPGTVPDAGAFSTEYTAQAYDVSSVPATRTYGFSLNIGF; encoded by the coding sequence ATGATGAAAAGTTTTTTAAGTCTTTTTTTACTTGTCTTTTTGGTTTCGGCAACTCTGGTTGCTCAGCATAAAGTTACAGGTAAAGTGATAGATGAAATGGGGGACCCCGTTCCCGGGGTAAATGTAATTGAAAAAGGAAACAATGTTAATGGTACAATCACTAATATTGATGGGGTGTATACGCTTGAAGCAGAAAGTGGAGAGGCATCTTTAACTTTTTCTTTTATAGGGTTTAAGCAACAAGAGGTAGCCATTGCAGGCCAATCCGTTGTTAATGTAACTTTGATCTCAGATATTACAGGTCTAGATGAAGTGGTGGTGACTGCTTTAGGAATAAAAAGGGAGAAAAAAGCACTGGGGTATGCTGTGCAAGATGTAAAAGCAGAGCAGTTAACACAATCTGGTGATGCTAACCTGGTAAGTTCGTTACAAGGTAAGGTGGCTGGTGTGCAAATTAATCAAGCCGGTACTGGGGTAGGTGGAACGTCCCGTATTGAAATACGTGGAGCAAGTTCATTAAGTGATAATAATAGTCCGCTTTGGATTGTGGATGGAGTTCCTTTTGATGATGGTAATAGCCGAAATGGTAGTGAGTGGGGAGGTACTTCACGAGCAGGAGGAGCATTTGACTTGAATCCTGAGGATATTGAATCTGTTTCGGTTCTTAAGGGGCCTAGTGCTGCTGCGTTATATGGAGAACGAGGTGGTAATGGAGTTATTTTGGTCACTACAAAAAAAGGAACGAAAGGTTCAGGCTTAGGAATTAATTATGCGGGGTCTGTTACTATTTCGGAAGCTGCTTATATGCTTGATCTTCAGGAAAAATATGGTCAAGGTACAGATGGAGAATATAGCAACGAAGCTGTAAGTTCTTGGGGACCAGAAATGGAAGGACAAATGTTTGAATCTTGGACAGGAGAAACGATTCCATTTGAAGTACAAAAAGACCGATTAAAAGATTTTACCAGAACAGGAGTTAGTCAAAATCATAATATATCGATGCATAATGGAAATGATGATGGTAGTTACCGTGTATCGGTGGGTAAAAATATGTTAGAAGGTATTTATGAAGGGCATGAGGTTGATAAAACGAGTTTTGACTTAAGAGCTGATTATAATATCAATAGTTGGTTAAATGTGGATACGAAGTTTTCTTACTTTTTAACAGAAGGAAAAGAAAGACCTGAGATAGGGAATTATAGTTATGTATCTTATTTCAATACGATGCCTATGAATATTCGAAACCAGGATTTAGAGCCGGGTTATGATATTATTGAGGCAAAACATGTTGAAAAATTATATACGACAGCAGGTCCAAATTATCGAAATCCATATTTTTTGCAAGCACAAACCACTAATGAGGATACAAAAAATAGATTTTTTGGTTATGCAGCAGCAAATATCACCATTACATCAGATTTAAAAGCTAAATTCAAGTATGGTATGGATTTTTTCAACTTTAGAGCTACTGAAGGATATTTGTACTCTGATAACGTAGATAGTAGCAGACGTCCAAGTTATCGTTCGGAACAATCTAGTTTTAAAGAAGAGAATTATGAATTCTTATTGAGCTATAACAAGCAATTAAATGAGGATTTTCAATTGGGTTTAAATGTAGGAGCCAATACGATGAATCGTTATGAACGAGGATTAAGTACTTCTTCGGGAAAACTTTCGTCTGAAGATGATTATTTCCTGGAAGCGGGTGCTAATATTGAGGCCTGGGAAGATATTACAGAACAGGAAACCCGTTCTATTTATGGTTTTGGTCAGTTGGCATATAGAGGTATGTTGTATCTGGATCTTACAGCGCGTAATGATTGGTCATCTACTTTAACAGCTCAGGATGCAGATTTTGATAATTCATATTTTTACCCATCCGTTAGTTTGTCAGGTATTGTATCCGAAATGATTGCCTTACCAAGCTGGGTTTCCTTTGCTAAATTAAGAGGATCATGGGCAAAAGTGGGTAAAGCTACTGATCCATACCAAACAAGTGAGAACTATACTTTGGAAACTTGGAATTATGGATATACTATTGGAAATGTGCCCATCACACAGGTGTTTAAGGATTTGAAACCAGAACTTTCTACTTCTTGGGAGCTTGGTGCTGATGTCCGTTTGTTTAACGGACGTATAGGTTTGGATATGACCTACTATAATGAAGAAACAAAAAATCAAATTCTTGAAGTTGAAGGGGTTCAGAGTTCAGGATACCCCTATCGTTTGATCAATGCCGGATTAATTCAAAATAAGGGTCTTGAAGTAATGTTGAGTACAGTGCCTATTAAAACCAATGATTTTAAATTAGGACTGGATTTCAACTTTGCGAAGAATAAAGGCACTTTGGAAGAATTAGAGGATAAGAATGATCCGACTGCGTTGAAAGAATTTACTTTCGGTAGGAGTATTTGGGCTGTTGAAGGAGGTAAATTAGGTGATATTCGAGGAACTATTTATGTTAGAGATGATCAAGGACGTCTTGTTGTTGGTGAGGATGATGGATTACCCATTCGTACTGAGTCATCTGATAATGTGATTGGAAATATGCAGGCAGATTGGACGGGTTCTATTAATTTAAGAGCTGATTACAAAGGGATTTTTCTTGGCGCACTAGTATCGGTGCAGCAAGGAGGAGATGTTGTTTCATTGGCTGAACAAGGAGCCACCAGTGCAGGTACAGCAAAGCGTACTTTAAAAGATGATAGAATGTCATTTTTTGTGGACGGAGTTACTGCGGATGGAAGTGCAAATCATACCATCACTACAGCTGAGGATTATTTCAGCCATATAGCTACTGTGGATGAGGAGTTTGTTTATGATGCATCACATATGAAATTAAAGGAAGTGGTTTTGGGATACAATATTCCTCAGTCATTTTTTAATAAAATACCTAATAATCCAGTTAAGTCAGCACGTATCTCTTTTGTAGGTAGGAATTTATTGTATTTTTATAAGGACACACCGGGTACTGTACCCGATGCAGGAGCCTTTAGTACCGAATATACGGCGCAAGCATATGATGTTTCGTCGGTACCTGCAACCAGAACCTATGGTTTTTCTTTAAATATTGGATTTTAA
- a CDS encoding SusD/RagB family nutrient-binding outer membrane lipoprotein — MKKIYLAIISLVMVGIISSCSDDFGDMNVPSNATDVVEPKFFLNAMEQGVYNNYQRNVNLYPDVYSQYWANTVSGFEASRYEYVDDWIGNQWSEHYAAMLRRADAMEQMFGENPNYVDAIAIKDIWMCYWWSRMSDTYGDIPYFGTPSGEAVAYTSQEEIYTDLFKVLDNAVTSITGGADQYVYSDGYDLIFDGDVDKWKRFGNSLRLRLAMRISNVNPEQAEAEVKAAIDGPGGLMTSNDDVAKVSMWSEGWYDYINQMGWNWNNIRMSETFSNYCYSESSVDEDPRASIWFAYQRDVEGTATAMTKEEVGKTRYFGLKNGLNTIDDSFKEDYATLNLDGGYVDFTQSGEDAMSCPVMFYSEVQFLLAEAALRGWVSENPNTYYKAGIQASMDYVGVESDDATAYIEGVADLAGSNEAQLKKIITQKWLANFPNGVEGWADFRRTDYPDLTLPAGGVSSSSSVAEGTYVKRIRYPDNEHRLNETNMPVSLNSLDADRMDIRVWWDVSDTKTKSDGLMNSNF; from the coding sequence ATGAAAAAAATATATTTAGCAATAATATCATTGGTGATGGTAGGCATCATCAGTAGCTGTTCCGATGATTTTGGCGACATGAATGTTCCATCTAATGCAACAGATGTCGTGGAGCCTAAGTTTTTCTTAAACGCAATGGAACAAGGTGTTTATAACAATTATCAAAGAAATGTAAATCTTTATCCAGATGTATATAGTCAATATTGGGCCAATACGGTATCTGGTTTTGAAGCCTCACGCTATGAGTATGTGGATGATTGGATCGGTAACCAATGGAGTGAGCATTATGCAGCTATGTTGCGCCGTGCAGATGCTATGGAGCAAATGTTTGGCGAAAATCCAAATTATGTAGATGCCATTGCCATTAAAGATATTTGGATGTGTTATTGGTGGTCGAGAATGTCGGATACTTACGGTGATATACCGTATTTTGGAACGCCTTCCGGAGAGGCCGTTGCTTATACCTCACAAGAGGAAATTTATACCGACTTATTTAAAGTACTAGATAATGCGGTAACCAGTATCACCGGGGGCGCAGATCAGTATGTGTATTCCGATGGATATGATCTGATTTTTGATGGAGATGTGGATAAGTGGAAAAGGTTTGGTAACTCGCTACGTTTACGTCTGGCCATGCGTATTTCTAATGTTAATCCAGAACAGGCAGAGGCAGAAGTTAAAGCAGCCATCGACGGTCCAGGAGGGTTAATGACAAGTAATGATGATGTGGCCAAAGTTTCAATGTGGAGTGAAGGATGGTACGATTACATAAACCAGATGGGATGGAATTGGAATAATATTCGTATGTCAGAGACATTCTCGAACTATTGTTATAGTGAATCTTCTGTAGATGAAGATCCTCGTGCGTCTATTTGGTTTGCCTATCAAAGAGATGTGGAGGGTACGGCTACCGCAATGACGAAAGAAGAGGTGGGTAAAACACGTTATTTTGGTTTGAAAAATGGGCTAAATACGATTGATGATTCGTTTAAGGAAGATTATGCTACCCTTAATCTTGACGGTGGATATGTTGATTTTACGCAAAGTGGAGAAGATGCGATGTCATGTCCCGTGATGTTTTATTCGGAGGTGCAATTTCTGTTAGCTGAAGCAGCCTTAAGAGGATGGGTGTCGGAAAATCCAAATACTTACTATAAGGCAGGCATTCAGGCTTCAATGGATTATGTAGGTGTTGAAAGTGATGATGCTACAGCTTATATAGAAGGTGTGGCTGATTTAGCCGGATCTAATGAAGCACAGTTAAAGAAAATTATTACCCAAAAGTGGTTGGCTAACTTCCCCAATGGTGTGGAAGGTTGGGCCGACTTCCGTAGAACTGATTATCCTGATTTGACTTTGCCTGCAGGTGGTGTAAGCAGTAGCTCTAGTGTGGCTGAAGGGACTTATGTGAAACGAATCAGGTATCCGGATAACGAGCATCGTTTGAACGAAACTAATATGCCAGTCTCTCTCAATTCCTTAGATGCAGATCGTATGGATATTAGAGTTTGGTGGGATGTATCTGATACAAAAACAAAGTCGGATGGGTTAATGAATTCTAACTTTTAA
- a CDS encoding LamG domain-containing protein, giving the protein MKSYKLKWLLGLISVFIAISLGSCEDDETKGSWETQSLEALITEAENLMENAEEGINAGDYKLGSKDQLQEVVDWVYWRIDNSDSQDDIADAAIKLQKYIDIFKASTVAVAMPWIKQENDTYIQISDNIKSVLDGAWTIELKCYIVDLNSKGYSNNLFSAEQSDPDSGFGVRYFSDGSIQVVTGNSNWVDSGDQAGAGTMKSGEWMDVTMTSDGTHHELFINGAKVAAIDNTHLLAADASFVIGNSPTWTDRVCNAVVKDFKVWDSVLDAATIDANRTQSFEGTESGLICYFPFGSDLGTEFSDVTGNYTATTVGEIEWVAEPPVVVLDYDNLNAAIVKMETLKANVTEGENDGDYPVGTLDYIDNIIAEGNDMLANETRQSALDDFATTIDEQIAIINSMLVGDADGIYVDREDSDAVGFRITPNYTPQGSYTVEFDVKLKTLFFESGSDGEIFGNGTYGLRVYGYNEYTEEAILNAGRIWNFTETSGGWSGPESPALALKPGNWQHVAIVHDQDALTTSIYVDGVMVVSQSDISYPNESGWGETWLGNSWGGKMNGSIKEFRIWDEALDANDLNAQIAGSEANLRMYFPLTKVKGVQFTDETGNFTGDMRGIEWNK; this is encoded by the coding sequence ATGAAATCGTATAAATTAAAGTGGCTATTGGGATTAATTTCTGTTTTTATAGCTATCTCGTTGGGCTCTTGTGAGGATGATGAGACGAAAGGGTCTTGGGAAACACAGTCTTTAGAGGCCTTGATCACGGAAGCGGAAAATTTAATGGAAAATGCAGAAGAAGGTATTAATGCAGGTGATTATAAGCTCGGTTCGAAGGATCAATTGCAAGAAGTGGTAGATTGGGTTTATTGGAGGATAGATAATTCTGATTCACAGGATGACATCGCTGATGCGGCCATTAAGTTGCAGAAATATATCGATATTTTTAAAGCCAGTACAGTAGCTGTTGCTATGCCATGGATCAAACAGGAAAATGATACTTATATTCAGATCTCTGATAATATTAAATCTGTGTTAGATGGAGCCTGGACAATAGAGTTGAAATGCTATATCGTTGATTTAAATTCAAAAGGTTATTCAAACAACTTGTTTTCGGCAGAACAATCAGATCCAGACAGTGGATTTGGAGTTAGGTACTTTAGTGATGGTAGTATCCAGGTTGTAACAGGTAATAGTAACTGGGTTGATTCCGGTGATCAAGCTGGTGCAGGAACTATGAAGTCTGGAGAATGGATGGATGTTACCATGACCAGTGATGGAACTCATCATGAATTATTTATCAATGGAGCTAAAGTAGCCGCTATTGATAATACGCATTTATTAGCTGCAGATGCTTCTTTTGTTATTGGTAACAGTCCTACTTGGACAGATCGCGTTTGTAATGCTGTGGTTAAGGATTTTAAAGTGTGGGATTCGGTGTTGGACGCCGCTACCATCGATGCAAACAGGACTCAATCATTTGAAGGAACCGAGTCGGGTCTTATTTGTTACTTTCCTTTTGGATCTGATTTGGGGACTGAATTTAGTGATGTAACAGGTAATTATACCGCAACAACTGTAGGTGAGATTGAGTGGGTAGCTGAGCCTCCTGTTGTAGTGTTAGATTATGACAATTTGAATGCTGCAATTGTAAAAATGGAAACACTTAAGGCTAATGTGACTGAGGGTGAAAATGACGGAGATTATCCAGTTGGGACATTGGATTATATTGATAACATCATTGCAGAGGGCAATGATATGCTTGCTAATGAAACTCGTCAGTCTGCTTTAGATGATTTTGCCACAACTATTGACGAACAAATAGCTATTATCAATTCTATGTTGGTAGGTGATGCCGATGGTATTTATGTTGATCGTGAAGATTCTGATGCTGTGGGATTTAGAATTACACCTAATTATACTCCACAAGGAAGTTATACCGTAGAGTTTGATGTAAAATTAAAAACGCTTTTTTTCGAAAGTGGTAGTGATGGAGAAATTTTCGGTAATGGAACTTACGGATTAAGAGTTTATGGGTATAACGAATATACCGAAGAGGCTATTCTAAATGCCGGTCGTATATGGAATTTCACAGAAACGAGTGGTGGTTGGTCAGGGCCTGAATCTCCTGCTTTGGCGCTTAAACCTGGTAATTGGCAACATGTTGCCATTGTTCATGATCAAGACGCATTAACCACGTCTATTTATGTAGATGGTGTAATGGTTGTTTCCCAATCTGATATCAGTTATCCTAACGAGTCTGGCTGGGGTGAAACCTGGTTAGGGAACTCCTGGGGAGGTAAGATGAATGGTTCTATTAAGGAATTCCGTATTTGGGATGAGGCTTTGGATGCGAATGATTTAAATGCTCAAATAGCTGGATCAGAGGCTAATTTAAGAATGTATTTCCCATTGACAAAAGTGAAAGGAGTTCAGTTTACTGATGAAACTGGAAACTTTACAGGAGATATGAGGGGTATTGAATGGAATAAATAA
- a CDS encoding AraC family transcriptional regulator: MDIKNKIRISLPSFLIEPKDVFHIVRRTITADENLEYHDHDYAEVFWIKEGSGIHYINGEKHNIEKGTLCLIRPQDTHTFVSTGNNTGLVVTNIAFYLESLKLFKDRYFPDSETFFWTKEKMPYMVQLNADQLNEISSLSDYILSKKRSYINLDIIILQIFRMLSESFEDMANDMPHWLALALEQYNSPQLFREGVPGFVALTNRTTDHVNKIIKQYLNQTLTETVTKIKMNYAAQRLTMTNVPIKTICYNCGFNAIGHFYKVFKKYNGMTPNEYRAINHKVF, translated from the coding sequence ATGGATATTAAAAATAAAATAAGAATTAGCCTGCCTTCCTTTTTAATTGAACCCAAAGATGTTTTTCATATTGTACGTAGAACCATAACGGCAGATGAAAATTTGGAATATCATGATCATGATTATGCCGAAGTTTTTTGGATAAAAGAAGGATCAGGAATACACTATATAAATGGGGAAAAACATAATATAGAAAAAGGAACACTATGCCTAATACGACCTCAAGATACGCATACCTTTGTCTCCACGGGAAACAACACAGGTCTGGTTGTTACCAATATTGCTTTTTATTTAGAAAGCTTAAAACTATTTAAAGACCGATATTTCCCCGACTCGGAGACATTTTTTTGGACAAAGGAGAAAATGCCGTATATGGTTCAATTGAACGCCGATCAACTCAATGAAATATCTTCTCTCTCTGATTATATTCTTTCCAAAAAACGTTCATATATCAATTTAGACATCATCATACTGCAGATTTTTAGAATGTTAAGTGAATCGTTCGAAGACATGGCTAACGATATGCCCCATTGGTTAGCCCTTGCTCTAGAACAATATAATTCACCGCAATTATTCAGAGAGGGTGTACCTGGATTTGTAGCACTTACCAATCGAACTACCGATCATGTAAACAAAATTATAAAACAATACCTCAATCAAACGCTCACTGAAACAGTGACAAAAATAAAAATGAACTATGCTGCACAACGATTGACCATGACTAATGTACCCATCAAAACCATTTGCTATAATTGTGGATTTAATGCCATCGGACATTTCTATAAAGTATTCAAAAAATACAATGGCATGACTCCCAACGAATACCGAGCCATTAACCACAAAGTATTCTGA